A part of Eremothecium sinecaudum strain ATCC 58844 chromosome VII, complete sequence genomic DNA contains:
- the DBP10 gene encoding ATP-dependent RNA helicase DBP10 (Syntenic homolog of Ashbya gossypii AEL086W; Syntenic homolog of Saccharomyces cerevisiae YDL031W (DBP10)): MVSKRTREDDDLSEEEDINIANDIALNSSDSDESNDEDSGSDYENVQDIVEFSDDDDDTSSKGKTVKPKEQKKAVQKKVPDINSFPSLDLSDEEGNQKSDDDNINDYFNSTMQAAAAKYKKGSFGSFGLSSFVLNNISKKGFRQPTPIQRKTIPLILQNRDIVGMARTGSGKTAAFILPIIEKLKAHSAKIGARAVILSPSRELAMQTHKVFKEFSKGSDLRSVLLTGGDSLEEQFSMMMSNPDVVIATPGRFLHLKVEMNLDLQSVEYAVFDEADRLFEMGFQEQLNELLAALPSNRQTLLFSATLPSTLVDFTKARLTNPVLVRLDTESKIPENLEMLFLSCKNEEREANLLYLIQDVIKIPTATEEQLSVFKREGHASDDESDDDKDKKKTKQKKPKRRLPSAKDLPCEKSTIVFVPTRHHVEYITNLLTGCGYLVSYIYGTLDQHARRQQLYNFRSGLTPIMVVTDVAARGVDIPLLANVINMSLPTSSKVFIHRVGRTARAGNKGWAYSIVSENELAYLLDLELFLGKKILLTPMYEGNCELLRKKWIAEGKDESTFTKPKVSYVNRMVLGSAPRTELDSFSDMVTSMLDNNFDLRTLKGVSLKAEKLYFRTRVAASPESIKRAKEVMRSGWEEQHLYFGRNLEKEKLDFLAKLQNRRNKETVFEFGRNQDDEMAIFMKKRRKQIAPIQRKAKERQELLEKERMSGLRNTIEEDILKGGDEEVGYSVPTEVLNQFEDADHILEQQSSKKRKTFKDPSFYMSHFAPAGDIQDKQLQLTTGFTNDVGQATFDLGNDDKIQVHKQTQNVKWDKKRKKYINATGSDNKKYIIGESGQRIPASYRSGKFAEWSKARKLAPLKVGARESSIPSNLLGNPTSTRQSNGRFKHKQIKAPKLPDKHRDDYKSQLVKVKKAIENNVDVKGYTGPGRKPELKTTEQISRQRLQKEKRRAKNARPAKKRKF, encoded by the coding sequence AGTTCCAGATATTAACAGTTTTCCAAGTCTTGATTTATCAGACGAAGAAGGTAATCAGAAATCCGATGATGACAATATTAATGACTATTTCAATTCTACAATGCAAGCAGCTGCTGCCAAGTACAAAAAAGGTTCCTTTGGTAGTTTTGGGTTATCGAGCTTTGTGTTAAATAATATTTCCAAGAAAGGGTTCCGCCAGCCTACGCCTATTCAAAGAAAGACCATTCCTCTAATTTTGCAGAATAGAGATATTGTGGGAATGGCTCGTACTGGTTCAGGTAAGACAGCAGCGTTTATACTGCCTATTATTGAAAAGTTAAAAGCACATTCTGCTAAGATCGGTGCGCGTGCAGTGATTTTATCACCATCAAGAGAATTGGCTATGCAAACCCATAAGGTTTTCAAAGAGTTTTCTAAGGGTTCTGATCTACGTTCAGTTCTTCTTACAGGTGGTGATTCATTAGAGGAGCAATTTTCTATGATGATGAGCAATCCAGATGTGGTCATTGCTACACCAGGTCGTTTTTTGCACTTGAAGGTTGAAATGAACTTAGACCTTCAAAGTGTTGAATACGCTGTGTTTGATGAGGCTGATAGATTGTTCGAAATGGGTTTTCAAGAGCAGTTGAACGAGCTACTTGCTGCATTGCCTTCCAACAGGCAAACATTGTTGTTCTCCGCCACTTTGCCAAGTACTTTGGTTGACTTTACCAAAGCCCGTTTGACTAACCCTGTATTAGTTCGTCTAGATACAGAATCCAAGATTCCAGAAAATTTAGAAATGTTATTCTTGAGTTGTAAAAATGAAGAACGTGAAGCAAACCTGTTATACTTGATCCAAGACGTTATCAAGATTCCAACGGCTACGGAGGAGCAACTTTCTGTGTTTAAGAGGGAGGGTCATGCAAGTGACGACGAAAGCGATGACGATAAAGAtaagaagaagacgaagCAGAAGAAACCTAAGAGGAGATTACCCTCTGCCAAAGATTTGCCATGTGAGAAATCAACAATTGTCTTTGTGCCAACTCGTCATCATGTGGAATACATTACAAATCTGTTAACTGGATGTGGTTACCTGGTTTCTTATATTTATGGTACTTTGGATCAACATGCTCGTAGGCAACAGTTATACAATTTTCGCAGTGGATTGACGCCCATCATGGTTGTTACTGATGTTGCTGCTAGAGGTGTGGATATTCCTCTATTGGCAAATGTTATTAACATGTCATTGCCTACCTCTTCTAAAGTATTTATCCATCGTGTTGGTAGAACCGCTCGTGCAGGTAACAAAGGTTGGGCTTATTCAATTGTTTCTGAAAACGAACTAGCATATTTGTTGGACTTAGAGTTGTTCCTAGGTAAGAAGATCTTATTGACACCTATGTACGAGGGCAACTGTGAACTACTGAGAAAGAAATGGATTGCAGAAGGTAAAGATGAATCGACTTTCACGAAGCCAAAGGTATCCTACGTTAACAGAATGGTTTTGGGTTCTGCTCCACGTACTGAGTTGGACTCTTTTTCAGATATGGTCACCAGCATGCTTGATAACAACTTCGATCTACGTACACTGAAGGGTGTCTCATTGAAGGCAGAAAAGCTATATTTCAGAACCAGAGTAGCTGCATCGCCGGAATCCATCAAAAGAGCTAAAGAGGTTATGCGTTCAGGTTGGGAAGAACAGCACTTATACTTTGGTAGAAACCTTGAGAAAGAGAAATTGGACTTCCTTGCTAAACTGCAAAACAGAAGGAATAAGGAAACCGTTTTTGAGTTTGGAAGGAATCAGGATGATGAAATGGCCATATTCatgaagaagagaaggAAGCAGATTGCTCCAATTCAACGTAAAGCAAAGGAAAGACAAGAACTACTTGAAAAAGAGAGAATGTCAGGGCTAAGGAACActattgaagaagatatttTGAAGGGCGGTGATGAAGAGGTAGGCTATTCAGTTCCAACCGAAGTCTTGAATCAATTTGAAGATGCAGACCATATTCTAGAACAGCAGTCTTCCAAGAAACGTAAAACATTTAAAGATCCAAGCTTTTATATGTCGCACTTCGCACCTGCTGGCGATATCCAAGACAAGCAGTTGCAATTGACAACAGGCTTCACTAATGATGTTGGCCAAGCTACTTTTGATTTAGGAAACGATGACAAAATCCAGGTTCATAAGCAGACGCAAAACGTCAAGTGGGAcaagaaaaggaagaagtACATCAATGCCACTGGAAGTGACAACAAAAAGTACATTATCGGTGAATCCGGACAACGTATTCCAGCATCTTATAGATCAGGCAAATTTGCTGAATGGTCCAAGGCTAGAAAACTTGCACCATTGAAGGTTGGTGCTAGAGAATCAAGTATTCCATCTAATCTATTAGGTAACCCAACAAGTACCAGGCAGTCCAATGGTAGGTTCAAGCACAAGCAAATAAAGGCTCCAAAGCTTCCCGACAAGCATAGAGATGATTACAAGTCTCAATTAGTGAAGGTCAAAAAGGCAATTGAAAATAATGTAGATGTCAAGGGCTACACCGGACCTGGTAGAAAGCCTGAATTGAAGACAACCGAACAAATTTCAAGACAGAGATTGCAAAAGGAGAAGAGGCGTGCTAAGAATGCCCGTCCAGCTAAGAAAAGGAAGTTCTAA
- the PRP9 gene encoding SF3a splicing factor complex subunit PRP9 (Syntenic homolog of Ashbya gossypii AEL085W; Syntenic homolog of Saccharomyces cerevisiae YDL030W (PRP9)), which produces MSLLEANRAVLEELEIIEDAITQRIARNPEIYYSYLEKRAEIESDDDDLASIPKGNITANKLHMIKKTKRSRKQILLQQHEISKFLSQYKKKVKQLKPSTPEDLEPYRDPGLTFEAFEQTIKDINEKYDTNVASDASESTLQAKRHDYAMFSNSGAQGKDILSRTAQFLDLNEKFTWEEHYGEYLDLENLHKDWINVIKDSSSSLLQFITFLESFLTNNHITTAPVDRNSKAYHSFIARLSAYLKSFFEQSYPLLNHSQLYNSIQRDVPRYCDSPVIHPTKGYVCVACGKGFKSNAVFLPHLTGKKHIKNLQSKSQALLAEYTLLRLIKCLNKEIASTRAFIERRLAFTATERIKEMAKLKEAYTSPAYGDSESEDSNAQDTSPTSQVFPDNSNPLNLPLGPDGYPIPYWLYKLQGLDIKYTCEICGNQLYKGRRVYEKHFQESKHNYGLRCLGIKPSPAFKGISKISDAQLLARKLLPDHVQLSASAIANSGAYSNISQSQQIEMEDEDGNLMTLQVYEDLKKQGLL; this is translated from the coding sequence ATGTCATTATTGGAGGCGAATAGAGCTGTGCTGGAAGAGCTAGAAATTATAGAAGATGCTATTACCCAGCGAATTGCTAGGAACCCTGAGATTTACTACTCATATTTGGAGAAACGAGCAGAAATTGAaagtgatgatgatgaccTCGCAAGCATACCGAAAGGTAACATCACTGCTAATAAGTTGCATATGATTAAAAAGACCAAGCGATCGCGAAAACAGATATTGCTGCAGCAGCACGAGATCTCAAAATTTTTATCACAGTATAAAAAGAAGGTTAAGCAGTTGAAACCTAGCACACCAGAGGATTTAGAACCATATAGAGACCCAGGTTTGACATTTGAGGCCTTTGAACAAACTATAAAGGATATTAATGAGAAATATGATACGAATGTTGCGTCTGACGCGTCAGAATCTACGTTACAAGCTAAAAGGCATGACTACGCTATGTTTTCCAATTCGGGGGCTCAAGGAAAGGATATACTCTCGAGGACCGCTCAATTCCTTGATCTGAATGAAAAATTTACTTGGGAAGAGCACTATGGGGAGTATCTAGACCTTGAAAATCTGCACAAAGACTGGATAAATGTTATTAAGGACAGTAGCTCCTCATTGCTACAGTTCATCACATTTTTGGAGTCCTTCTTAACAAATAATCATATCACTACAGCCCCAGTAGACAGGAACAGTAAGGCCTATCATTCATTTATTGCCCGCCTTTCGGCATACCTGAAGTCGTTCTTCGAGCAGTCATACCCCTTGCTGAACCACTCGCAGCTCTATAACTCCATACAAAGGGACGTCCCCAGGTACTGCGATAGTCCTGTCATACACCCCACCAAAGGTTACGTTTGCGTGGCTTGTGGGAAAGGGTTTAAAAGCAATGCTGTATTTCTCCCGCATCTAACTGGAAAGAAGCACATCAAAAACCTCCAGTCTAAGTCGCAGGCTCTACTTGCAGAATACACCCTGCTTCGGCTCATAAAATGCTTAAATAAGGAAATTGCAAGCACTCGAGCATTTATAGAGCGGAGATTAGCATTCACCGCTACCGAGCGGATAAAAGAAATGGCCAAACTTAAAGAAGCCTATACCTCCCCCGCATATGGTGATTCTGAATCGGAAGACTCTAACGCCCAGGATACTTCGCCCACTTCTCAAGTGTTTCCGGATAACTCAAATCCTCTCAATTTGCCATTAGGTCCGGATGGCTATCCGATACCGTACTGGCTTTACAAGCTACAGGGCCTCGACATTAAATATACATGTGAAATCTGCGGAAACCAGCTGTACAAAGGCAGGAGGGTATACGAAAAGCACTTCCAAGAAAGTAAGCATAACTACGGCTTACGTTGCCTCGGTATCAAGCCATCGCCGGCGTTCAAAGGCATTTCAAAAATTAGCGACGCCCAGTTACTGGCCCGTAAGTTACTACCTGACCATGTGCAATTGTCAGCAAGCGCGATCGCGAATTCCGGCGCTTACTCAAACATAAGCCAGAGTCAACAAATAGAAATGGAGGACGAAGATGGTAACCTGATGACGTTACAGGTATACGAAGATCTTAAAAAGCAGGGGCTATTATAG
- the YPK3 gene encoding putative protein kinase YPK3 (Syntenic homolog of Ashbya gossypii AEL083W; Syntenic homolog of Saccharomyces cerevisiae YBR028C (YPK3)), whose protein sequence is MALFKFDEEMSNLTNNMSCAMIMDDMDDEHNDPLNYRKGSLVYGDGTYNDVPWHKNLMSNNPSAIPPYNEMIPPTSAVSNSNSHVLDTPAISLRTRRSSLYDKIPINTPPCTTRLSLAESEVASAGDALSHDGKRASYRSHHSPRKLEDFKPVRVLGKGAYGKVLLVKDRTTSKLYAMKQLRKAEILITKQDDSGVDAEGRVTSNSLEKRLERTFAERTILSELEHPNVVKLFYSFHDHHRLYLVLQYIPGGELFYHLKEQGTLEENTVAFYAAEISCALLFLHGKGVVYRDLKPENCLLNERGHLVLTDFGLSKKSVHQSDTPNDGEPVGELYSIIGTPEYCAPEILEGLPYTQNCDWYSLGCLAYDMLLGKPPFIGANHKVILNKISKEKGVKLPNYLSEGMKDYLSALLKKDTAKRWDVDRLWNTDDPKPRKKKAGQAKKTSYQSHFIFRKINWKLMESGELHKTTYGPIVPVITDWELAENFDSEFTEMRLDSDDTHANGISIEGNNTTHTINNKNDFFKGFSFVASTSYLDRYF, encoded by the coding sequence ATGGCTCTTTTCAAGTTCGATGAGGAGATGTCAAACTTGACAAACAATATGTCTTGTGCGATGATAATGGATGACATGGATGATGAGCACAATGACCCTCTTAATTACAGAAAAGGAAGTCTAGTATACGGTGATGGTACTTATAATGATGTACCATGGCATAAGAACCTAATGTCAAATAATCCAAGTGCAATACCACCATATAATGAAATGATCCCTCCGACTAGTGCGGTTTCGAACTCCAATTCTCATGTTCTTGACACTCCCGCAATTTCATTGCGCACAAGAAGGTCTTCTTTATATGACAAGATTCCTATTAATACCCCTCCATGTACTACAAGGCTTTCATTGGCGGAAAGTGAAGTTGCAAGTGCTGGAGATGCATTAAGTCATGACGGGAAAAGAGCAAGCTATCGGTCACACCACTCTCCGAGGAAATTAGAGGATTTTAAGCCTGTAAGAGTGCTTGGTAAGGGTGCTTACGGTAAGGTGCTACTTGTTAAAGATCGAACTACTAGCAAGTTATACGCTATGAAGCAGTTAAGAAAGGCGGAGATTCTAATTACTAAACAAGATGACTCTGGAGTTGATGCAGAAGGTCGAGTTACTTCAAATTCGCTTGAAAAACGCTTGGAGCGTACCTTTGCCGAGCGTACTATACTATCGGAATTAGAGCATCCCAATGTAGTCAAGCTATTCTACTCATTCCACGATCATCATCGTCTGTACTTGGTACTACAGTATATCCCTGGTGGTGAACTCTTCTACCATTTGAAGGAGCAAGGAACTTTGGAGGAAAACACAGTTGCGTTTTATGCAGCTGAAATTAGCTGCGCATTGTTATTTCTGCACGGCAAGGGTGTGGTTTATAGGGATTTAAAACCGGAGAATTGCTTGTTAAATGAGAGAGGCCACTTAGTATTGACTGATTTTGGACTTTCAAAAAAGAGCGTCCATCAATCTGACACTCCCAATGATGGAGAGCCAGTAGGGGAGTTATATTCTATTATAGGGACACCAGAGTACTGTGCTCCGGAAATATTGGAGGGCTTGCCATACACTCAAAACTGTGATTGGTATTCGCTAGGGTGCCTTGCATACGATATGTTACTAGGGAAGCCGCCATTCATAGGTGCAAATCATAAGgtaatattaaacaaaATCTCAAAAGAGAAAGGCGTTAAATTGCCTAATTATTTAAGTGAGGGCATGAAAGATTATTTAAGTGCATTATTGAAAAAGGATACTGCTAAAAGATGGGATGTTGATAGACTATGGAATACTGACGATCCAAAGCcaagaaagaagaaggctgGACAGGCGAAGAAGACCAGTTACCAATCCCATTTCATATTTCGCAAAATCAACTGGAAGCTGATGGAAAGCGGGGAATTGCATAAAACTACATACGGACCAATTGTTCCTGTTATTACTGATTGGGAATTAGCTGAGAACTTTGACTCCGAATTTACGGAAATGAGGTTAGACAGCGATGATACACACGCAAACGGCATATCAATTGAGGGTAATAATACAACACATACAATTAATAACAAAAATGACTTCTTCAAGGGGTTCAGTTTTGTAGCTAGTACTAGTTACTTAGATAGGTATTTTTAG
- the CDS1 gene encoding phosphatidate cytidylyltransferase (Syntenic homolog of Ashbya gossypii AEL084W; Syntenic homolog of Saccharomyces cerevisiae YBR029C (CDS1)), translating into MKEKHIEKHPSKNSDGDAKVAGKGEKYDATNGKQVNGPTKQSSSYDFIQRTIWTLIMICGFFIILASGHFWSVLLILGCQIATFRECIAVTGQSGKEKNLPLVQTLNWYLLFTTIYYLDGRSFFKFYKDYFINYRILSFIAANHKFICYCLFLLGFIIFVCSLRKGFLKFQFASLCITHMVLLLVVFQAHLIINNVLHGLIWFLLPCGLVIVNDIFAYLCGITFGRTKLIAISPKKTLEGFLGAWFFTAVTSILLTRLLTPYSYMTCPVEDIHTNILTPLSCEVNPVFIPQVYRLPPFVFERFGISSVTIMPIYLHALNLATFASLFAPFGGFFASGLKRTFKVKDFGHSIPGHGGITDRVDCQFMMGSFMNLYYETFISEKRTTVETVLATILMNFDERQILQLIQALNNILLNTGRISVGVHEKLNSFYDI; encoded by the coding sequence ATGAAAGAGAAACATATAGAAAAGCATCCGAGTAAGAATAGCGATGGTGATGCCAAAGTTGCTGGCAAAGGTGAAAAATACGACGCTACAAATGGCAAGCAGGTAAATGGCCCTACAAAACAGTCAAGTAGCTATGATTTTATTCAGCGTACTATTTGGACGCTTATAATGATTTGTGggttttttattattctAGCCTCGGGACACTTTTGGTCTGTTTTATTAATTCTGGGTTGCCAAATAGCTACATTCAGAGAGTGTATCGCTGTGACAGGGCAATCGGGTAAGGAAAAGAATTTGCCCTTGGTTCAGACTTTGAATTGGTATTTGTTATTTACAACCATTTACTATTTGGACGGCAGGTcgttttttaaattttACAAGGACTATTTCATAAACTATCGAATTTTAAGTTTTATTGCCGCCAACCATAAGTTTATCTGCTATTGCTTGTTCCTGCTGGGGTTTATTATATTTGTCTGCAGCTTGAGGAAAGGTTTTTTAAAGTTCCAGTTTGCATCTCTATGTATTACTCATATGGTGTTGCTGCTTGTTGTGTTCCAGGCACACTTGATTATTAACAATGTTTTACACGGATTAATATGGTTTTTACTTCCTTGCGGGCTGGTCATTGTCAATGATATTTTTGCATACTTATGTGGAATCACCTTTGGCCGTACCAAGTTGATTGCTATCTCCCCCAAGAAAACTTTGGAGGGTTTCCTCGGAGCGTGGTTCTTCACCGCTGTTACATCTATTCTTTTGACTAGGCTATTGACACCATATTCTTATATGACTTGTCCCGTCGAAGATATTCATACAAACATCTTGACTCCTCTATCATGTGAAGTTAACCCAGTATTTATTCCACAGGTATACAGGTTACCACCATTTGTGTTCGAGCGCTTTGGTATTTCATCGGTAACAATTATGCCTATCTATTTGCATGCCCTTAACTTAGCCACCTTTGCATCACTGTTTGCTCCCTTTGGTGGATTCTTTGCATCCGGCTTGAAGAGGACCTTCAAGGTTAAAGATTTCGGCCACTCAATTCCAGGCCATGGAGGCATAACTGACAGAGTCGACTGTCAATTTATGATGGGCTCTTTTATGAACCTTTACTACGAAACCTTCATCAGTGAAAAAAGGACAACTGTAGAGACTGTTTTAGCGACTATTTTGATGAACTTCGATGAGCGCCAAATTCTACAGCTGATTCAAGCCTTGAACAATATTTTGCTCAATACTGGCAGAATTTCTGTAGGTGTCCATGAAAAACTAAACAGCTTCTACGATATCTGA
- a CDS encoding HGL221Wp (Syntenic homolog of Ashbya gossypii AEL083C-A; Syntenic homolog of Ashbya gossypii NOHBY534; No homolog in Saccharomyces cerevisiae, syntenic homolog of Kluyveromyces lactis KLLA0F24596g) yields MYEDTQEAKGDRRKSISDSSIGYNDLYEISQRKGLGVYGTGRNGSKDMKINLNKGKVMKNWAIVKKHLVDTGDIYQDSHIIHAESILAWWKPEDPVIPVYQPTSSDEFINRKLFEKSLTAAHIQKKKQQDLESQVKNEIISETSEQRMKRFTRAYRKSQNMEITPQPSDTSCSSSLRSSSSSSSTLSASPQFNVAKSIKKWAGIELKTVIIPLEGVARQCNCI; encoded by the coding sequence ATGTACGAAGACACCCAAGAAGCCAAAGGTGACAGACGCAAAAGTATTTCAGACAGTAGTATAGGTTATAATGATTTATACGAGATAAGTCAACGCAAAGGATTGGGTGTTTACGGTACTGGACGTAATGGTAGTAAAGACATGAAGATTAATTTGAACAAAGGGAAAGTCATGAAGAATTGGGCAATTGTCAAAAAGCACTTGGTTGATACTGGAGATATTTACCAGGATAGCCACATTATACATGCAGAGAGTATATTGGCTTGGTGGAAGCCAGAAGACCCTGTTATACCTGTGTATCAGCCAACAAGCTCGGATGAATTTATCAATAGGAAGCTATTTGAGAAAAGCCTAACGGCAGCTCATATTCAAAAGAAGAAACAACAGGACTTGGAATCTCAAGTCAAGAATGAGATTATTTCAGAAACTTCTGAGCAAAGGATGAAACGGTTCACTAGGGCGTACAGAAAATCACAAAATATGGAAATAACGCCGCAACCATCTGACACCTCATGTAGCTCATCCTTACGGTCGTCATCGTCATCTTCCTCGACCCTTTCAGCAAGCCCTCAATTCAATGTAGCGAAAAGTATTAAGAAATGGGCAGGGATTGAGTTAAAAACTGTAATTATTCCTCTGGAAGGAGTAGCGCGTCAGTGCAATTGCATATGA